One Sodalis praecaptivus DNA segment encodes these proteins:
- a CDS encoding MIP/aquaporin family protein, giving the protein MSQLTSPTIKGQCIAEFLGTGLLIFFGAGCVAAMKLAGASFGQWEISIIWGMGVAMAVYLTAAVSGAHLSPAVTIALWLFASFERRKVLPYIVAQMLGAFCAAALVYGLYYNLFFDYEQAHHMVRGSVESLDLAGIFSTYPNPHIISVAQAFLVEMVITAILLCLILALTDDGNGIPRGPLAPLLIGILIAVIGASMGPLTGFALNPARDFGPKTFAFLAGWGKVAYTGGREIPYFLVPLIAPVVGACLGAFGYRALIGPHLPGQLSGEEADDVAVAQSRAARSEPKT; this is encoded by the coding sequence ATGAGCCAATTAACATCACCGACAATAAAAGGGCAATGCATCGCCGAATTCCTCGGGACAGGATTACTGATTTTCTTCGGTGCCGGCTGTGTCGCCGCCATGAAATTGGCCGGGGCCTCTTTCGGTCAGTGGGAAATCAGCATTATCTGGGGCATGGGCGTGGCAATGGCGGTCTATCTCACCGCGGCCGTTTCCGGTGCGCACCTCAGCCCGGCGGTCACCATTGCGCTCTGGCTGTTCGCCAGCTTCGAGCGACGCAAAGTGCTACCGTATATTGTGGCGCAAATGCTGGGGGCCTTTTGCGCCGCGGCGCTGGTTTACGGCCTTTACTATAATCTGTTTTTTGATTATGAGCAGGCACACCATATGGTTCGCGGTAGCGTCGAAAGCCTGGATCTGGCCGGCATTTTCTCAACCTATCCTAATCCGCATATCATCTCGGTAGCCCAGGCGTTTTTGGTGGAAATGGTGATTACCGCCATCCTGCTGTGCCTGATCCTGGCGCTGACCGACGACGGCAACGGCATTCCGCGCGGCCCGCTGGCGCCGTTGCTGATCGGTATTCTTATCGCGGTGATAGGCGCCTCGATGGGGCCGCTGACGGGCTTCGCCCTGAATCCCGCCCGCGATTTCGGCCCCAAAACCTTCGCTTTCCTGGCCGGCTGGGGCAAAGTCGCCTATACCGGCGGCCGGGAAATCCCTTACTTCTTGGTTCCGTTGATCGCCCCGGTGGTCGGCGCCTGTCTGGGCGCCTTCGGCTACCGCGCACTGATTGGGCCGCATTTGCCCGGCCAACTGAGCGGCGAAGAGGCCGATGATGTCGCCGTTGCCCAAAGTCGCGCCGCGCGCTCCGAACCCAAGACCTGA
- the glpK gene encoding glycerol kinase GlpK: MSAEKKYIVALDQGTTSSRAIVLDHDANIVSVSQREFTQIYPKPGWVEHDPMEIWASQSSTLVEVLAKADIRSDQIAGIGITNQRETAVVWDKESGKPIYNAIVWQCRRTADICEKLKRDGLEEYVRHTTGLVIDPYFAGTKVKWILDHVEGARERAKRGELLCGTVDSWLIWKMTQGRVHVTDYTNASRTMLFNIHELEWDDRLLDIMDIPRSMLPKVRPSSEIYGQTNIGGKGGTRIPIAGIAGDQQAALYGQLCVTPGMAKNTYGTGCFLLMNTGTEAVQSRHGLLTTIACGPRGEVNYALEGAVFVAGAAIQWLRDEMKLINDATDSEYFAGKVKDTNGVYVVPAFTGLGAPYWDPYARGAIFGITRGVNANHIIRATLESIAFQTRDLIESMQADSGERLKALRVDGGAVANNFLMQFQSDILGTRVERPEVREVTALGAAYLAGLAVGFWSDLEEVRSKAVIEREFRPGIETVERNYRYEGWKKAVARARAWEEQDEK, from the coding sequence ATGTCAGCAGAAAAAAAATATATCGTCGCGCTCGACCAGGGAACCACCAGCTCGCGCGCGATCGTGCTCGACCACGACGCCAACATTGTCAGCGTTTCCCAACGGGAGTTTACGCAAATTTATCCTAAACCCGGCTGGGTGGAACATGACCCAATGGAAATTTGGGCCAGCCAGAGTTCAACCCTGGTGGAAGTGCTGGCTAAAGCCGATATCCGCTCCGACCAAATCGCCGGCATCGGCATCACCAACCAGCGGGAGACCGCGGTGGTATGGGATAAAGAGAGCGGTAAACCCATTTATAACGCCATTGTATGGCAGTGCCGCCGCACTGCGGACATCTGCGAGAAACTGAAACGCGACGGCCTCGAAGAATATGTGCGCCACACGACGGGTCTGGTCATTGACCCCTATTTCGCCGGCACCAAGGTCAAATGGATCCTCGACCACGTAGAGGGCGCCCGCGAGCGCGCCAAGCGCGGCGAATTGCTGTGCGGCACCGTTGATAGCTGGCTCATTTGGAAAATGACCCAGGGACGGGTCCACGTCACCGACTACACCAACGCCTCGCGTACCATGCTGTTCAATATCCATGAACTGGAGTGGGATGACCGCCTGCTGGATATCATGGATATTCCGCGCTCCATGCTGCCCAAGGTACGGCCCTCGTCGGAAATTTACGGCCAGACCAATATCGGCGGCAAAGGCGGCACCCGCATTCCCATCGCCGGTATCGCCGGCGATCAGCAGGCGGCGTTGTACGGCCAGCTGTGCGTCACGCCCGGCATGGCGAAAAATACTTACGGCACCGGCTGCTTCCTGCTGATGAACACCGGCACCGAAGCGGTACAGTCGCGCCACGGTCTGCTGACCACCATCGCCTGCGGACCGCGCGGCGAAGTGAATTACGCGCTGGAAGGCGCGGTGTTTGTCGCCGGCGCCGCCATTCAATGGCTACGTGATGAGATGAAACTGATTAACGACGCCACCGATTCGGAATATTTCGCCGGCAAGGTGAAAGACACCAACGGCGTGTATGTGGTGCCGGCTTTTACCGGTCTCGGCGCTCCCTATTGGGACCCTTACGCCCGCGGCGCCATCTTCGGCATTACGCGCGGCGTGAACGCCAACCACATCATCCGCGCGACGCTTGAGTCGATTGCCTTCCAAACGCGCGATCTGATCGAGTCGATGCAGGCGGATTCCGGCGAGCGGCTGAAAGCGCTACGGGTAGACGGCGGCGCGGTCGCCAACAATTTCCTGATGCAGTTCCAGTCCGATATTCTCGGCACCCGCGTCGAACGCCCGGAAGTGCGGGAAGTCACCGCGCTCGGCGCCGCTTACCTGGCGGGTCTGGCGGTCGGCTTTTGGAGCGATCTGGAAGAGGTGCGCAGCAAAGCGGTTATCGAACGAGAATTCCGTCCCGGTATTGAAACCGTGGAACGCAATTATCGCTACGAAGGCTGGAAGAAAGCGGTGGCGCGCGCACGCGCCTGGGAAGAGCAGGACGAGAAGTAA
- the glpX gene encoding class II fructose-bisphosphatase — translation MKRELAIEFSRVTEAAALAGYSWLGRGDKNAADNAAVQAMRIVLNQVPINGRIVIGEGEIDEAPMLYIGEAVGTGAGAAVDIAVDPIEGTRMTALGQANALTVLAVAEKGAFLHAPDMYMEKLVVGPAARGVIDLAAPLEDNLRAVASRLGKTLSELTVSLLAKPRHDACIQALQRLGVRVFTFPDGDVAASILTCMPDSEVDVMYGIGGAPEGVISAAVIRAMDGDMQGRLLPRHQVKGDSEENRRIGADELARCAEMDIMANQVLRLEEMAHNDNVIFSATGITKGDLLNGITRRGNIATTETLLIRGKSRTIRRITSVHYLDRKDAALHPLIL, via the coding sequence ATGAAACGTGAATTAGCCATTGAATTCTCCCGCGTCACCGAAGCCGCCGCTTTGGCCGGCTACAGCTGGCTTGGCCGCGGCGATAAAAACGCCGCGGACAACGCCGCGGTTCAGGCTATGCGCATTGTGCTGAATCAGGTGCCGATCAATGGCCGCATTGTGATAGGCGAAGGGGAGATCGATGAAGCGCCGATGCTCTACATCGGTGAAGCGGTCGGTACCGGCGCCGGCGCGGCGGTGGATATCGCCGTCGACCCCATCGAAGGCACCCGCATGACCGCCCTGGGGCAGGCCAACGCCCTGACGGTGCTGGCGGTCGCTGAAAAAGGCGCATTTCTCCACGCGCCGGATATGTATATGGAAAAATTGGTGGTCGGGCCGGCGGCGCGGGGCGTCATCGATCTCGCCGCCCCGCTGGAAGATAATTTACGTGCGGTGGCCAGCCGTTTGGGAAAAACCCTGTCGGAGCTGACGGTGTCGCTGCTGGCCAAGCCGCGTCATGATGCGTGCATTCAAGCGTTGCAGCGGCTTGGCGTGCGCGTTTTCACCTTCCCCGATGGCGACGTTGCTGCGTCTATCCTCACCTGCATGCCCGATAGCGAAGTTGACGTCATGTACGGCATCGGCGGCGCACCGGAGGGGGTGATTTCCGCCGCGGTGATCCGTGCCATGGATGGGGATATGCAAGGCCGCCTGCTGCCGCGGCATCAGGTAAAAGGCGACAGCGAAGAGAACCGCCGGATCGGCGCGGATGAGCTGGCCCGCTGCGCGGAGATGGACATCATGGCAAATCAGGTGCTGCGGCTGGAAGAGATGGCGCACAACGATAACGTCATATTTTCCGCCACCGGCATTACCAAAGGCGACCTGCTGAACGGCATCACGCGCAGAGGCAATATCGCCACTACCGAAACGCTGCTTATCCGCGGCAAAAGCCGCACCATTCGCCGCATTACTTCGGTTCACTACCTCGATCGCAAGGATGCCGCGCTGCATCCCTTAATCCTATGA
- the emrD gene encoding multidrug efflux MFS transporter EmrD: protein MMNPRAISVLMLLIILVAVGQMAQTIYVPGIPLIARDLMVREGAIQRLMAAYLLCYGGSQLIYGPLSDRVGRRPVILSGMAIFCLGTMLAMLSQSLSLMTFACGIQGVGTGVGGVMARTLPRDICDGRSLRRANGLLNMGILISPLLAPLIGGVLADWLGWRACFAFLLLLSCSVSLLVWFRLPETRPMRPASSGRSLGFWPLLSEKVFNHYLLMLVGGLAGIVAFEAGSGVLLGSMGLSGRQVSLLFILPLPGTFLGAWYAGRAVRPFSALMWRAVLSCLLAGILMWLPAWFGIMTLWTLLLPAGLFFFGAGMLFPLATTGAMEPYPYLAGTAGALVGGLQNIGSGVVAGFSSLLPQQGQFSLGMITFAMGMLILLCWLPLSQTMPRQGSEIV from the coding sequence ATGATGAACCCGCGTGCGATATCCGTGTTAATGCTTTTGATTATTCTGGTGGCCGTCGGGCAGATGGCTCAGACCATTTACGTACCGGGCATACCGCTTATCGCCCGCGATTTGATGGTGCGCGAGGGCGCGATACAGCGGCTGATGGCCGCCTACCTGCTATGCTATGGCGGCTCGCAGCTCATTTATGGTCCGCTCTCCGATCGGGTCGGGCGCCGGCCGGTCATCTTGAGCGGTATGGCGATCTTTTGCCTGGGGACAATGCTCGCCATGCTCAGCCAATCGCTGTCGCTGATGACATTCGCCTGCGGTATCCAGGGAGTCGGTACCGGCGTCGGCGGCGTGATGGCGCGGACATTGCCGCGCGACATCTGCGATGGTCGCTCGCTGCGGCGGGCTAACGGTCTGCTCAATATGGGCATTTTGATTAGTCCGCTGCTGGCGCCGCTAATCGGCGGCGTGCTTGCCGACTGGCTGGGCTGGCGCGCGTGCTTCGCGTTTTTGCTGTTGCTGAGCTGCAGCGTCAGTCTGCTGGTCTGGTTTCGTCTACCGGAAACGCGTCCGATGCGGCCGGCCAGCAGCGGCCGAAGCCTTGGCTTTTGGCCCCTGCTGAGTGAGAAAGTGTTCAATCATTATCTGTTGATGCTGGTCGGCGGACTGGCGGGGATTGTCGCTTTCGAGGCCGGTAGCGGCGTGTTGTTGGGCAGTATGGGGCTGAGCGGCCGGCAGGTCAGCCTGTTATTTATCCTGCCGCTGCCGGGCACGTTTCTTGGCGCCTGGTATGCGGGGCGCGCGGTCAGGCCGTTCAGCGCGCTGATGTGGCGGGCGGTGCTGAGCTGCCTGCTGGCGGGGATATTGATGTGGCTGCCGGCCTGGTTCGGCATCATGACCCTTTGGACACTGCTGTTGCCCGCCGGCCTGTTCTTTTTCGGCGCCGGCATGCTGTTTCCGCTAGCCACCACCGGCGCGATGGAGCCTTATCCCTATCTGGCCGGTACCGCGGGCGCGCTGGTCGGCGGCCTGCAAAACATCGGCTCAGGCGTGGTAGCCGGCTTCTCCTCGCTGCTGCCGCAGCAAGGGCAGTTCAGCCTGGGGATGATCACCTTCGCCATGGGTATGCTAATTTTGCTGTGCTGGTTGCCGCTGTCGCAAACCATGCCTCGCCAGGGTTCGGAAATCGTTTAA
- the fpr gene encoding ferredoxin--NADP(+) reductase, with protein sequence MAEWVTGNVVQVKHWTESLFSLIVHAPVDPFTAGQFAKLGLEINGEKIQRAYSYVNAPRNNNLEFYLVTVPEGKLSPPLHALAPGDSLMVTKEAAGFFVLDEIPPCDNLWMLATGTALGPYLSILEQGEGLERFQQIILVHAARFAQDLSYLPQMLELQQRYNGKLRVQTVVSREQAPGSLTGRVPALIADGSLEAAVDLRLDAENSHVMLCGNPQMVRDTQQMLKDSRGMRKHFKRKPGHMTSEHYW encoded by the coding sequence ATGGCTGAATGGGTAACGGGTAACGTGGTGCAGGTGAAGCACTGGACAGAGAGTCTTTTTAGTCTCATTGTGCATGCGCCAGTCGACCCCTTTACCGCCGGACAATTCGCCAAGCTGGGGCTGGAAATCAACGGCGAAAAGATTCAGCGCGCCTATTCCTACGTTAACGCGCCGCGAAATAACAACCTGGAATTTTACCTTGTCACCGTGCCGGAGGGGAAACTCAGCCCGCCGCTGCATGCGCTTGCACCCGGCGACAGCCTGATGGTGACCAAGGAGGCGGCGGGGTTCTTCGTGCTGGACGAGATTCCCCCCTGTGACAATCTGTGGATGCTGGCGACGGGCACCGCGCTAGGTCCGTATCTATCGATTCTCGAGCAGGGCGAGGGGCTCGAGCGCTTCCAGCAAATTATTCTGGTGCACGCGGCGCGCTTTGCCCAGGACCTTAGCTATCTGCCGCAGATGCTGGAGCTACAGCAGCGCTATAACGGTAAGCTGCGCGTCCAAACGGTGGTCAGCCGCGAGCAGGCTCCCGGATCGCTCACCGGTCGCGTCCCCGCCCTGATTGCCGATGGCTCACTGGAGGCCGCGGTAGATCTGCGGCTGGACGCCGAAAACAGCCACGTCATGCTGTGCGGCAACCCGCAAATGGTGCGCGACACGCAGCAGATGTTGAAGGACAGCCGCGGCATGCGCAAACATTTCAAGCGCAAACCGGGCCATATGACCAGCGAGCATTACTGGTAA
- a CDS encoding DUF1454 family protein produces the protein MAGPPAPAGTAPTAPYLLAGAPTFDTTVTQFRERYNRHNPTLPIGEFRALEGPSEPANLTRAASKINETLYASTALEKGSGKIKTLQLTYLPVEGGTEKAARATAIAYMAALLREFEPTISAEQSTARVLDLLNRGQGSRFFQQQWGALRYVVADNGDKGLTFAVEPVKLALAEP, from the coding sequence ATCGCCGGGCCGCCGGCGCCCGCCGGCACCGCACCGACCGCCCCGTATCTGCTGGCCGGCGCCCCCACTTTTGATACCACGGTGACGCAATTCCGCGAACGGTACAATCGCCATAATCCGACCTTGCCCATCGGTGAATTTCGCGCGCTGGAGGGCCCGAGCGAACCGGCGAATCTCACTCGCGCCGCCAGCAAGATTAATGAGACATTGTACGCCTCCACGGCGCTGGAGAAAGGCAGCGGCAAGATCAAAACGCTACAGCTGACCTATCTGCCGGTGGAAGGTGGTACCGAAAAGGCCGCTCGCGCGACCGCCATTGCCTACATGGCGGCGCTGCTGCGCGAGTTTGAACCGACGATCAGCGCGGAACAGAGCACGGCGCGGGTGTTAGATCTGCTCAACCGCGGGCAGGGTTCACGCTTTTTCCAACAGCAATGGGGCGCGTTGCGCTATGTCGTGGCGGACAATGGCGATAAAGGGCTGACCTTTGCCGTTGAACCCGTCAAACTTGCGCTGGCCGAGCCCTGA
- the tpiA gene encoding triose-phosphate isomerase: protein MRHPLVMGNWKLNGSKHMVNELIAALRNELSSVVGCDVAIAPPVAYLDLAKHHLGGSRIALGAQNVDTHLSGAFTGEVSAEMLKDIGAKYIIIGHSERRTYHKESDEVIAEKFAVLKEAGLIPVLCIGESEAENEAGQTEAVCARQINAVLNSLGAKAFENTVIAYEPIWAIGTGKSATPAQAQAVHKFIRGHIAKHDAAIAEQVIIQYGGSVNAGNAAELFTQPDIDGALVGGASLKADAFAVIVKAAAQAKQD, encoded by the coding sequence ATGCGACATCCGTTAGTGATGGGTAACTGGAAACTTAACGGCAGCAAGCACATGGTCAACGAACTGATCGCGGCGCTGCGCAATGAACTCAGCAGCGTTGTCGGCTGCGACGTGGCCATCGCCCCGCCGGTGGCCTATCTCGACCTGGCGAAACATCATTTGGGCGGCAGCCGAATCGCTCTCGGGGCGCAGAACGTTGACACCCATCTTTCCGGCGCCTTCACCGGCGAAGTTTCCGCCGAAATGCTTAAAGATATCGGCGCGAAATATATCATCATCGGACATTCCGAACGCCGCACCTATCATAAAGAAAGCGATGAAGTTATCGCCGAAAAATTCGCCGTGCTGAAAGAAGCGGGTCTGATTCCGGTTTTGTGTATCGGTGAGAGCGAAGCGGAAAACGAAGCCGGACAAACTGAAGCGGTATGCGCTCGTCAGATTAATGCGGTACTGAACAGCCTCGGCGCCAAAGCGTTCGAGAATACCGTTATCGCTTATGAGCCCATCTGGGCCATCGGCACCGGCAAATCCGCCACCCCGGCGCAGGCGCAGGCGGTGCATAAATTCATCCGCGGCCATATCGCCAAACATGATGCGGCAATCGCCGAGCAGGTCATTATTCAGTACGGCGGCTCGGTCAACGCCGGTAATGCTGCTGAACTGTTTACCCAGCCGGATATTGATGGCGCCTTGGTCGGCGGCGCATCGCTGAAAGCTGACGCTTTCGCCGTTATCGTTAAAGCCGCGGCACAAGCGAAACAGGACTGA